CATGCTGGGAATCGTCGGATTCGGCTTCCCGCATTTCGTCGGCAATCACGGCGATATCGTCTTCCAGCTGATCCCGGTGCTGTTGTTCTGCGTGGCTCCCTTCGCCAAGATCGTCAGCCAGTCGCCGATGTTCGTGCGCGCCGAGGTCAGCCTGCAGGGCGTCCTGGAGATCGAGCGCCAGCTGGGCGCGTCCGACATGCTGAGCCCGTCGGACGCGCGCGCGGCGGCGGCGGCCTACCGCGATTTCCGCACCATCACCTATTCGGGACTGACCTTCACCCACCGCGATGTGGCCGGTATCGGCACCTTCACGCTGGGCCCGCTCGACCTGACCGTGCAGCGCGGCGAGACGCTGTTCCTGGTCGGTGGCAATGGCAGCGGCAAATCGACGGCGCTGCGCCTGATAACCGGGCTGTACGCGCCGGAGGCCGGCGCGATCCGGGTGGACGAGACGCCGATGGTGGGCCGCGACGTGGCCGGTTTCCGCGAACTGTTCGCCGCCATCTTCGTCGATTTCCACCTGTTCGACCGGCTCTACGGGCTGGAGCATGTGCCGGCCGAACAGGTCAATCTGATGATCGAGGAGATGGGGCTGGCCGGGAAGGTGCGTTACGAGGACGGGCAGTTCTCCACCACCCATTTGTCCACCGGCCAGCGCAAGCGGCTGGCGCTGATCGCCACCCTGCTGGAAGACCGGCCGGTCTATATCTTCGACGAATGGTCGGCCGAACAGGACGTGCATTTCCGCGCCTATTTCTACAATACTGTGCTGAAACGCCTGAAGGCGCAGGGCAAGACCGTCATCGCGGTCACCCATGACGAACGCTACTGGCATCTGGCCGATCGCGTGGTGAAGCTCGATCTCGGCAGGGTCGAGTGGCAGCGCAAGGGCAGTGAGTTGGAGGCGCCATGAAGGCCTTCCTGTTTCCAGGGCAGGGCGCGCAGCGCATCGGGATGGGGGAAGGGCTGTTCGAGGCTTTCCCGGAGCAGACCGCCTGCGCCGATTCCGTGCTCGGCTATTCGGTGCGTGAACTGTGCCTGACGGGGCCGATGGAGCGGCTGACCCAGACCCAGTTCACCCAGCCAGCCCTTTATGTCGTCGGTGCGCTGACCTGGCTGAAACGTAAAGCCGAAGGTGCGAAGGCCGATTATCTGCTGGGCCACAGCGTCGCCGAATATGTCGCGCTGTTCGCTGCCGGCGCAGTGGATTTCGAGACCGGGCTGCGGCTGGTGCAGAAGCGCGGCGCGCTGATGGCCAATGCTGCCGGTGGCGGCATGGCGGCGGTACTGGGGCTGGACGCGGCCCAAGTGGAGGAGATCATCCGCCGGCACGGCCTCACCGATGTCTTCGCCGCCAATGTGAACACGCCGAAGCAGATCGTGGTGTCGGGCCGGCGCGAGGCGGTGGAGGCCGCCGAACCGCTGTTCCTGGAGGCCGGCGCCTCGCATTACCGCGTGCTGCAGGTCAGCGGCGCCTTCCACACGCCCTTCATGCAGCCGGCGCGCGACGCCTTCGCGCGGTTCCTGGAAGATTGCGAATTCCGCCCACCGCTTGTGCCGGTGATCTCCAACGTGACCGCGCGGCCGCACAAGCCGGAGACGATCCGGTCGCTGATGGCCGAGCAGATGACCGCGCCGGTGCGCTGGAGCGACAGCATCCGCTACCTGCTGTCGAAGGGGCTTGCCTTCGAGGATTTCGAGGAGCTGGGGCCGGCCGGCGGTGCCGTGGTGAAGCCAATGGTGAAGCGCACTCAGCTGGAGGCCGGACCGCTGGATGCCGCAGTGCTGGCGGCGGAGGAAGAAGCGGAAGCAGCAAAGGCCCAACCGGTCGCGAAAGCGCCCGTCAGGGAAGCGCCGGCCATGGAAGCGCCCGCACGCATGAATGGCACACGCCACAAGGCCGCCGGTTTCGGGGCCGCGACGCTGGGCTCGGCGGAATTCCGCGAGGATTTCGGCGTGAAATACGCCTATGCCGCCGGCGCCATGTATCAGGGCATCGCCTCGGCGGAGCTGGTGATCCGAATGGCCAAGGCCGGGTTGCTGGGTTTCTTCGGTGCCGGCGGCCTGCCGATGCCGGCGGTGGAGCAGGCGATCCAGCGTATCCAGGCGGAAATCCCGCCGGGCGCGCCCTTCGGCATGAATTTCATCGCCCATGCCAATTTCCCGCAGCTGGAAGAAGATCTGGCCGACCTGCTGCTGCGCCATGGCGTGCGCGTCATCGAGGCGTCCGCCTTTATGGAGGTGACGCCGGCGCTGGTGCGCTACCGCGCCAAGGGGCTCACCCGCGAGGGTGGTAAGCTACGCGCGGCCAACCGCATCATCGCGAAGATTTCCCGGCCCGACGTGGCGGCGCAGTTCCTCGCCCCGGCGCCGGGGCGGCTGCTGACCCGCCTTCTGGAGTCGGGCGGCATCACCCCGGATGAGGCGGCGCTGCTGCGCGAAGTGCCGATGGCCGATGCACTGTGCGTCGAATCGGATTCCGGCGGCCATACCGACCAGGGCATGCCCTTCACGCTGATCCCGGCGACGCTGAAGGTGCGCGACGACGCGCAGGCGCGCTTCCCCGGCTTCGGCCGCCTTCATGTCGGCGCCGGCGGCGGTATCGGCACGCCGGAGGCGGCGGCCGCCGTCTTCGTGCTGGGGGCGGATTTCATCCTCACCGGATCGGTCAACCAGTGTACCGTGGAGGCCGGCACCAGCGACGCGGTGAAGGACATGCTGGAAGGCATGAATGTCTATGACACCGACTATGCCCCCTCCGGCGAGATGTTCGAGATGGGCTCCAAGGTGCAGGTGCTGAAGAAGGGGCTGTTCTTCCCGGCCCGCGCCAACAAGCTGGTCGCGCTCTATCGCCAGCACGAATCACTGGAGGAGATCGAGCCGTCGCTGCGCCGGCAGATCGAGGAGCGCTATTTCAAGCGCAGCTTCGAGGAGGTGTTCGCCGATGTGAAGGCGAGCTATCGCGCCGCAGAGGTGGAGCGCGCCGAACGCCTGCCGAAGCACCGCATGGCGCTGGTCTTCAAGCGCTATTTCAGGGACACCACACGCTGGGCGCTGGCCGGCGATCTGGAGCATAAGGTCGATTTCCAGGTGCATTGCGGCCCGGCGCTGGGGGCGTTCAACCAGTGGGTTGCGGGCAGCGAGCTTGCAAGCTGGCGCAACCGCCACCCCGATCTGATCGCCGACCGGCTGATGGCGGAGACCGCCAACCTGCTCTCCCGCCGCTTCTCGATCCTGCTGGGGGAGGGCGGATCATGAGCCGCCCCATCGCCATCATCGGCATCGGGCTGCG
This portion of the Oceanibaculum nanhaiense genome encodes:
- a CDS encoding cyclic peptide export ABC transporter, with the translated sequence MALLDFILRAGRRPLQIMGLLTIIAGLANALLVVIVNEVAKHVAEAERPGLTTALIFILAFLIYYQCNQFALLRANRMIEVLLNRLRLGVMDRLRRAELRDVDRLRRGQLYTLVSQETNYLSVTFPLLVDSFQQAILLIISLAYLLYLSPAAFLVFLVSVFLGVLAYHRINSRMSGTLRRLNYFQGRLLDAIGDLINGSKELRLNSRKSESVFQAYRKLSRATEATLVASGEQWTAMILLSSAVIFAMLGIVGFGFPHFVGNHGDIVFQLIPVLLFCVAPFAKIVSQSPMFVRAEVSLQGVLEIERQLGASDMLSPSDARAAAAAYRDFRTITYSGLTFTHRDVAGIGTFTLGPLDLTVQRGETLFLVGGNGSGKSTALRLITGLYAPEAGAIRVDETPMVGRDVAGFRELFAAIFVDFHLFDRLYGLEHVPAEQVNLMIEEMGLAGKVRYEDGQFSTTHLSTGQRKRLALIATLLEDRPVYIFDEWSAEQDVHFRAYFYNTVLKRLKAQGKTVIAVTHDERYWHLADRVVKLDLGRVEWQRKGSELEAP
- the fabD gene encoding ACP S-malonyltransferase produces the protein MKAFLFPGQGAQRIGMGEGLFEAFPEQTACADSVLGYSVRELCLTGPMERLTQTQFTQPALYVVGALTWLKRKAEGAKADYLLGHSVAEYVALFAAGAVDFETGLRLVQKRGALMANAAGGGMAAVLGLDAAQVEEIIRRHGLTDVFAANVNTPKQIVVSGRREAVEAAEPLFLEAGASHYRVLQVSGAFHTPFMQPARDAFARFLEDCEFRPPLVPVISNVTARPHKPETIRSLMAEQMTAPVRWSDSIRYLLSKGLAFEDFEELGPAGGAVVKPMVKRTQLEAGPLDAAVLAAEEEAEAAKAQPVAKAPVREAPAMEAPARMNGTRHKAAGFGAATLGSAEFREDFGVKYAYAAGAMYQGIASAELVIRMAKAGLLGFFGAGGLPMPAVEQAIQRIQAEIPPGAPFGMNFIAHANFPQLEEDLADLLLRHGVRVIEASAFMEVTPALVRYRAKGLTREGGKLRAANRIIAKISRPDVAAQFLAPAPGRLLTRLLESGGITPDEAALLREVPMADALCVESDSGGHTDQGMPFTLIPATLKVRDDAQARFPGFGRLHVGAGGGIGTPEAAAAVFVLGADFILTGSVNQCTVEAGTSDAVKDMLEGMNVYDTDYAPSGEMFEMGSKVQVLKKGLFFPARANKLVALYRQHESLEEIEPSLRRQIEERYFKRSFEEVFADVKASYRAAEVERAERLPKHRMALVFKRYFRDTTRWALAGDLEHKVDFQVHCGPALGAFNQWVAGSELASWRNRHPDLIADRLMAETANLLSRRFSILLGEGGS